Proteins encoded in a region of the Prunus persica cultivar Lovell chromosome G4, Prunus_persica_NCBIv2, whole genome shotgun sequence genome:
- the LOC18779945 gene encoding rhodanese-like/PpiC domain-containing protein 12, chloroplastic isoform X2 → MLRVSHLTPIAPPALSALRLSLSPTLNLLSPSNVHKVSTFAHSQTSLSLIFRPSSLHSPSLSVKWVLQRMVGNPCPKASFSAESSSGDGREILVQHLLVKEDNLKLLVDLQQRVSGGEDLSDLAAEYSICPSKQEGGMLGWVRKGQMVPEFEEAAFNASLNKVVRCKTKFGWHLLQVLSEREESVLQDIQPEELHVKMQDPSFLDEAQLIDVREPEEVAQASLLGFQVLPLRKFGSWGPEITTKFNPQKDTYVMCHHGVRSLQVAKWLQTQGFKRVFNVSGGIHDYAQRVDPTIPTY, encoded by the exons ATGTTAAGAGTTTCTCATCTGACACCAATAGCGCCTCCAGCTCTCAGTGCTCTTAGACTATCTCTGAGCCCCACTCTCAACCTCCTTTCTCCTTCCAACGTTCACAAAGTCTCTACTTTTGCACATTCTCAGACTTCTCTCTCCCTAATCTTCAGACCCAGTTCCCTACATTCCCCTTCTTTGAGCGTGAAGTGGGTTCTGCAGCGTATGGTTGGCAATCCATGTCCCAAGG CTTCGTTTAGTGCTGAAAGTAGCTCTGGAGATGGAAGGGAAATATTGGTGCAGCACTTGCTTGTTAAAGAAGACAACCTTAAGCTTCTTGTAGATCTTCAGCAGAGAGTTTCAGGAG GTGAAGACCTCAGTGATCTTGCTGCAGAATACTCGATATGTCCATCCAAACAAGAGGGGGGAATGCTTGGCTGGGTGAGGAAGGGGCAAATG GTACCTGAGTTCGAGGAGGCTGCATTTAATGCATCTTTGAATAAAGTTGTAAGgtgcaaaacaaaatttgggtGGCATTTACTGCAAGTACTGTCAGAGAG GGAAGAATCAGTACTCCAAGACATTCAACCTGAGGAGCTTCATGTGAAAATGCAAGATCCCAGTTTCCTAGATGAGGCCCAGTTGATTGATGTTCGAGAACCCGAAGAAGT GGCGCAAGCTTCTTTGCTGGGTTTCCAGGTTCTTCCCCTTCGAAAATTTGGAAGCTGGGGACCTGAAATAACAACGAAGTTTAATCCTCAAAAGGATACTTATGTTATG TGTCACCATGGCGTGCGATCATTACAAGTTGCCAAGTGGTTGCAGACCCAG GGGTTTAAGAGAGTATTCAATGTTTCTGGTGGAATTCATGATTATGCTCAAAGGGTTGATCCAACAATTCCAACTTATTGA
- the LOC18779945 gene encoding rhodanese-like/PpiC domain-containing protein 12, chloroplastic isoform X1 has protein sequence MLRVSHLTPIAPPALSALRLSLSPTLNLLSPSNVHKVSTFAHSQTSLSLIFRPSSLHSPSLSVKWVLQRMVGNPCPKGTASFSAESSSGDGREILVQHLLVKEDNLKLLVDLQQRVSGGEDLSDLAAEYSICPSKQEGGMLGWVRKGQMVPEFEEAAFNASLNKVVRCKTKFGWHLLQVLSEREESVLQDIQPEELHVKMQDPSFLDEAQLIDVREPEEVAQASLLGFQVLPLRKFGSWGPEITTKFNPQKDTYVMCHHGVRSLQVAKWLQTQGFKRVFNVSGGIHDYAQRVDPTIPTY, from the exons ATGTTAAGAGTTTCTCATCTGACACCAATAGCGCCTCCAGCTCTCAGTGCTCTTAGACTATCTCTGAGCCCCACTCTCAACCTCCTTTCTCCTTCCAACGTTCACAAAGTCTCTACTTTTGCACATTCTCAGACTTCTCTCTCCCTAATCTTCAGACCCAGTTCCCTACATTCCCCTTCTTTGAGCGTGAAGTGGGTTCTGCAGCGTATGGTTGGCAATCCATGTCCCAAGGGTACAG CTTCGTTTAGTGCTGAAAGTAGCTCTGGAGATGGAAGGGAAATATTGGTGCAGCACTTGCTTGTTAAAGAAGACAACCTTAAGCTTCTTGTAGATCTTCAGCAGAGAGTTTCAGGAG GTGAAGACCTCAGTGATCTTGCTGCAGAATACTCGATATGTCCATCCAAACAAGAGGGGGGAATGCTTGGCTGGGTGAGGAAGGGGCAAATG GTACCTGAGTTCGAGGAGGCTGCATTTAATGCATCTTTGAATAAAGTTGTAAGgtgcaaaacaaaatttgggtGGCATTTACTGCAAGTACTGTCAGAGAG GGAAGAATCAGTACTCCAAGACATTCAACCTGAGGAGCTTCATGTGAAAATGCAAGATCCCAGTTTCCTAGATGAGGCCCAGTTGATTGATGTTCGAGAACCCGAAGAAGT GGCGCAAGCTTCTTTGCTGGGTTTCCAGGTTCTTCCCCTTCGAAAATTTGGAAGCTGGGGACCTGAAATAACAACGAAGTTTAATCCTCAAAAGGATACTTATGTTATG TGTCACCATGGCGTGCGATCATTACAAGTTGCCAAGTGGTTGCAGACCCAG GGGTTTAAGAGAGTATTCAATGTTTCTGGTGGAATTCATGATTATGCTCAAAGGGTTGATCCAACAATTCCAACTTATTGA